A single region of the Solwaraspora sp. WMMD406 genome encodes:
- a CDS encoding 2'-5' RNA ligase family protein, with product MTMQPGALDHDHERPWADQEWTQFQRVQRMVNHWDRPGWTPGRRSYHWMVMLGHVPALTAMATHCQEQLRDLPHLDLVPIASLHITMQRLAFTDEVSPDVAAAVVNEVRRRCADLPAVPIEIGPLAGSPGAVRFSVGPPEPVSRLRNLICGSIAEVCGNAALPERASRFVPHVSIAYHNTTANAQPLIQRVASLRHLRPVTTVVQSVDLVELRREGHQYIASKHAGVSLTNGPLQHR from the coding sequence ATGACGATGCAGCCCGGAGCGTTGGACCACGACCACGAACGCCCCTGGGCGGACCAAGAGTGGACGCAGTTCCAGCGGGTCCAACGGATGGTCAACCACTGGGACCGGCCGGGGTGGACCCCGGGCCGGCGCTCCTACCACTGGATGGTGATGCTCGGCCACGTCCCAGCCCTCACCGCCATGGCGACCCACTGTCAAGAGCAACTGCGCGACCTACCCCACCTCGACCTGGTCCCGATAGCCAGCCTGCACATCACGATGCAGCGACTAGCTTTCACCGACGAAGTCTCACCTGACGTGGCCGCAGCTGTGGTCAACGAAGTACGCAGGCGCTGCGCCGATCTTCCGGCCGTCCCCATCGAGATCGGCCCGCTTGCCGGGTCGCCAGGCGCAGTCCGCTTCAGTGTCGGTCCCCCAGAACCCGTCAGCAGGCTCCGTAACCTCATCTGCGGATCCATCGCCGAGGTCTGCGGCAACGCAGCCCTACCCGAACGGGCAAGCAGGTTCGTCCCCCACGTCAGCATCGCCTACCACAACACCACCGCCAACGCGCAACCCCTCATCCAGCGAGTAGCCAGCCTTCGGCACCTCCGGCCGGTCACCACGGTCGTCCAATCCGTTGACCTGGTCGAGCTACGCCGCGAGGGCCACCAGTACATCGCGTCAAAGCACGCCGGCGTCTCCTTGACTAACGGTCCGTTGCAGCACCGCTAG